In the Elizabethkingia bruuniana genome, TCTTTCTCTCCGGCAACAGGAGCTCAGTTCTCTCTTTTACCTCCGGATAATGCTTCAGGAAACTTCGTAAAAGTGGTACAAAGACTACCAGTATCTATCGAGTTTGTAAACCCGAAAGATCCTATGCTGAAATATCTTCGTCCGGGAATGAATCTGGATGTTGATGTGACTACTAAATAATTTATAAATAAAAGAAACGGAGGTTTCTCCGTTCTAAATACCTTAATTGATTAATGGAAAATCCGGATTCTCTGGTAGAATATGGTTTTAGAAGGGGTATTATCGTTTTAATGGCGGTATTGTGTGCTCTTCTGGAAATCGTAGATACTACCATTGTGAACGTGGCTCTGGACTCTATGAAAGGGAGTCTGGGAGTAACACTGGAAGATGTTGCCTGGGTAGTTACGGCTTATGCTATTGCAAACGTAATTATGGTACCAATGACGGCATGGCTTTCTCAGCAGTTTGGTAGAAGAAATTACTTTGTAGCTTCGATCATTGTCTTTACCGCGGCTTCTTTCCTTTGTGGAAATTCAACCTCAATGGCAGAGCTTATTATCTTCAGGTTTATACAGGGACTTGGTGGGGGAGCCTTATTAGTAACCTCGCAAACCATTATTACCGAAATTTTCCCGGTGGAGAAAAGAGGTATGGCCCAAGCTATTTATGGGATGGGAGTTATTGTAGGACCTACATTGGGACCACCACTGGGAGGATATATTGTAGATAATTTCTCCTGGCCATATATTTTCTATATCAACATTCCGCTTGGTATTATTGCAGCACTGCTGGCAATGAACTTTGTAAAAAGTCCGAGATATGGTGAGAAACGTAAACCGAGTGAGGTAGACTGGTGGGGGATTATACTGCTTTCTACATCTGTAGGATCTTTACAGTACGTTTTAGAGCACGGTCAACAAGACGACTGGTTCAATGATAAGATTATTCTTATCCTGAGTATTGTTACTGTATTGTCTGCAATCTTCTTTTTATGGAGGGAGCTAACAGCGAAATATCCTATTGTAAACCTGAGGGTACTGAAGAATACTAACCTGGCGGTAGGAACTGTTCTTACCTTTGTATTAGGATTTGGTTTATACGGATCAACATTTATTGTCCCGATATATACACAATCTATCCTGGGGTGGACGGCTACAGATGCCGGATTACTACTGGTGCCGTCATCTATTATGACCGGAATCATGATGCCAATTATCGGGAAGTTGCTACAGAAAGGAGTTCCTCAGAAATATTTGGTTACACTTGGATTTGCGATATTCTTCCTGTACAGTCTTGCGATGTACTATGAGATGACCCCATATACCTCTACGGATGAGTTTTTCTGGCCGCTGGTAATTAGAGGGGTTGGTTTAGGTCTGCTATTTGTGCCGATTACAACACTATCCCTTTCGTCCTTAAAAGGTAGAGAAATTGCAGAAGGAGCGGCATTTACAGGGATGATGAGACAGTTAGGTGGTTCATTTGGTATTGCAATTATTACCACATATATAGCGAGAGACTCTCAAAAACACAGAGTAAACCTAATGGCCCATGTTGATATCACCAAAGACATTGTTGCACAAAGAATACAGATGTATCAGCAAATGATGATGTCAAAAGGAGCTACAGCACAGGAGGCATTAGGAAGAGCATATAAACTACTGGAGGGACAGGTGATGAAGCAGGCAATGGTACTGACCTATGCAGATGTATTCCTGTATCTTGGTATACTATTCCTTATTTGTATTCCGTTTGTGCTTTCCATCAAGCAGGGGAAATCAAAGATAAATCCTGCCGATGCAGCACACTAAACAGGTGCCGGAATCGTAATAAACAGATAATAACAGTGTAGTGGTTTCTTAAAAAGAGATTACTATACTGTTAAACTATCATAAAAACAATTCTATTGTAAAAAAAATCTTATTTTTGCAGATCGAATAGGCAAACTAATAAGGAAAAGATTCCTTAGGTAAAGCCCGGAAATATTTATGAAAAAGATTCTAACCTTTATTACTCTTGCATTGATCGTTGTTTCTTGTAACAAAGAGTTTGACAACGCAATGAAAAGCGCAGACAAAGAAGTTATTCTTAAAGCAGCTGACAAATATTACGAAAAAAAGAATTGGAAGCAGGCTCTAGCGCTTTATGACAGATTACCAAATCTGCTTGCAGGAACCGATGAGTTAGCCGATATGAGCTATAAACAAGCTTATGCTAATTACTATGACAGAAGTTATAAATTAGCAGGGCACCAGTTTAAAAGCTTTACTGTAAATAACCCGAGAGATCCACGCAGAGAAGAGGCAGCTTATATGTCAGCGCTTTGTTACCACCAGGATTCAAGAGATTATAATCTCGATCAGGAAAGTACAATTGCTGCGATTAATGAGCTTCAGGAGTTCCTGAATACTTATCCGGGTTCGGAAAGATCAAAAAATATTTCTAAGCTTGTAGATGAATTGTCTTACAAACTAGAATTCAAAGCTTACGAAAATGCCCGTCAGTATTATAAAATGGCGGAATATAAAGCTGCCGATATAGCATTTGAAAATGTATTGGAAGATTATCCTTCTACAAAACTTCGTCCGCAGATCTTTAATTATATGATGAGATCTAAAGAGAGATTGGCTACATTGTCTAGTTATGATCTGAAATCAGACAGAATTGAAAATGCTATTTCTTTTACCAGACAGGTGGAACGTGAGTTCCCTAACTCTGATAACAGTAAAGATGCTGTAAAAATAAGAGAGTCTCTGGAGCATGAGAAAGAAAACTTTGCTAAACTTAAAGTAGAATACGATAAGAGAAGAGCAGAGAGAGAAGCAAGAATTAAAAGACTTTCAGCTGAACAAGCTGCTGAAATGGAAAAAAAAGCAGAGAATAACCGTAAGGCTAAAGCTGTAAAAGAATATAAAGATAAGGTAAGAGGGTTGCAAAAGGATTCTGCTATATTGAATACACCACCTCCGGCAGCGACTTTCAAAATACCTAGAAAAAGCAACTAAAATTTTAAATTAAAGTAAATCAGATATGAGCGTTAAAGATTCTAAAGCACCAGTAAACACCATCACTTACGATAAGAATAAGATCGAAGAAAAAGTAGGTAGCATCTACGAAGCTATCGTAATTATGGGTAAGAGAGCGGAGCAGATTAATGCTGAAATCAGAACAGAACTTCACCAAAAATTAGATGAATTTGCTGTTCATAACTCAACTCTGGAAGAAGTTTTTGAAAACAGAGAACAAATTGAGATTTCTAAGAACTACGAAAGATTACCAAAACCAACTTCAATTGCAGTTCAGGAATGGATGGATGGTGATATCTATTTCCGTAAGACAGAAGACAGAAACTAAGCGTTTTACAACGACTTTTATGAATATTGGCAGGAAGATGTTTTTTTAAGACATCTTTTTGTCGTATTATTACTACAAATTTTTCAGCATGGCGAACAGCTTACAAGGAAGAAAAGTATTAGTGGGCGTTACAGGCGGTATAGCTGCCTATAAAATCCATTTTCTGATAAGAGAACTGGTGAAAAACGGTGCAGAAGTGCAGGTGATTATGACGGAGGATGCACACCAGTTTGTTACACCTCTTAGTCTTTCAACCTTATCCAGAAATCCGGTATATACAGATTTTTATAATACAGAGGGGACCTGGAACAATCATGTTGATTTAGCACTATGGGCAGATGTAATGCTTATTGCTCCATGTACGGCGAATACACTGGCAAAGATGTCTACAGGCTTATGTGACAATCTTTTACAGGCAACATATCTTTCAGCTAAATGTCCTGTTTTTGTAGCTCCCGCAATGGATTTGGATATGTATGCACATCTTACAACAACCGAAAATCTGAAAAAGATTGAGAGCTTTGGAAACCGGATTATTCCGGCCGAAGAAGGTGAGCTTGCAAGTGGTCTTACGGGGCTAGGCAGAATGGCTGAACCAGAAACTATATTCAGACATTTACAACAATTCTTTAGTACAGAAAATTCAAAGTCTCTGCTGAAAGGCAAAAAGGTACTGATTACAGCAGGACCAACCTTTGAACCAATAGATCCTGTTCGATTTATAGGAAATCACTCTTCCGGAAAAATGGGATTTGCATTGGCGGAAGCAGCTGCAGACAGAGGTGCTGAGGTTATCCTTATATCTGGTCCAAGCAGCTTGCATACTACACATCCCAATATTTCATTACATGCTGTAATCTCAGCGAAAGAGATGTTGGAAGAGGTTTTCAAATATTATGAAAATGTAGATGTAGCCATTATGAGTGCTGCCGTAGCAGATTATACCCCCAAATATTATTCGGATCAGAAGATCAAAAAGAAGGAACAGGACTTTATGATAGAGCTTGTGAAAAACCCTGATATTCTGAAGACAATGGGTGAAAAGAAAAGCCATCAGTTATTAGTAGGTTTTGCACTGGAAACCCAAAATGAAGTAGAATATGCTAAATCTAAATTGGTACAAAAGAATCTGGATCTTATTATACTGAATTCACTTCAGGATTCCGGAGCAGGATTTAAGAGAGATACCAATAAGATCAGTATTTTCACAAAAGAAGGAGAAAGTAAGGTATTCGACCTTAAAAAGAAGACAGAAGTAGCAGAGGATATCCTAAACGTAGTAGAAGAAAAATTACACTAAATAAATAGCGTAAACGAAGGAAAAATGTTATCTAAAATATTCATTCAGAATTTTGCATTGATCGATAGGCTGGAGGTAGACCTTCATAAGGGGCTACAGGTGATTACCGGAGAAACTGGAGCCGGTAAATCGATTATTCTTGGTGCACTGCGCCTAATGATGGGCGAAAGGGCAGATTTGAAGTCAATTGCCGATGCTGAAAAGAAAAGTATCGTTGAAGGAACTTTTGTACTGGATGAAGCGAAGTTTAAAAGCTTTTTTGAAGATAATGATCTTGACTTTGAGAAAGAAACACTTATACGCAGAGAAATTGCACCTGCCGGTAAATCGAGAGCTTTTGTTAATGATGTTCCGGTTACATTATCTGTATTGCAAGAGCTTTCTGAAAGACTTATAGATATTCATTCGCAGTTTGAAACTTCTAATCTTTTTTCAGAAACATACCAGTTTGGAATAATCGACGGACTGGCAAAAAATCAGAAATTATTAGCCGACTATCAGTCGGAATTTAAAATTTATACACAGGCAAAAGCCAAGCTTCTGCAGTTAGAAAAACGCTTAGCGGAAGGTAATAAAGAGGCAGATTACCATCAATATCTTTTACAGGAGCTGGAGGAAGCACAACTGGATCAGTTGAATCTGGATGAACTTAAGAATGAACTTTCTGCACAAGAAAATGCAGAGACTATTATAGAACAGTTATCACAGACTTATCAGCTTTTGCAGCAGGATGAAGCCGGAGTACTTACTATTCTGAACGAAACTAAAGCAAAACTTTCAAAGATTACAGGATATTCTGAGAATTATGAACAACTTTCAGAGCGAATCCAGAGTTTGTATTTTGAACTAAAGGATATAGCAGATTCCTGTGAAAACGAACTTGAAAAGGTACAAATGAATCCTGAAGCTCTTGCAGAGCTTAATACCAGACTCAATCTGGTAAATACATTATTGATAAAGCATCAGGTACAGACTGTGGAAGAACTTGTTAGTATCCGTGATGAGTATGCTAAAGAGCAAAATCTTGCAGAAAATCTGGAAGAGCATATCAAAGAGCAGCTCCAGTATATTGAACAACAAAAGACGAAACTCAAAAAAATAGCAGCGGAACTTACTAAAAACAGAAAGTCCGGAGCTAAAATATTTGTTGAGAAAAGCCAGCATATTTTACAGCGCCTTGGTTTGGAAAAGGCCAGGATGGAAGTAGATTTAAGTGAAGATCCTGAATTTAATGAATATGGTAGTGATACCATTCAGCTTTTATTTCAAGCTAATACCGGTTTTCCGATGAAACCTGTTCATACAGCTATTTCTGGAGGAGAAAGATCCCGTGTAATGCTTGCTGTTAAAAAGATTATGGCTGAAAATTCTGAACTGCCAACCCTGATTCTGGACGAAATAGATACCGGAGTTTCCGGACGTGTAGCCGAAGAAATTGGAAAATTAATGCATGAGATGGGGCAGGATATGCAGCTTATTGTTATCACCCACCTGGCTCAGGTTGCTGCTAAAGGAGATTACAATTATAAAGTAATGAAATCCGAAGTAGGAGGAAAAACACAGTCTACCATTATTCCTCTGAATCAGGACGAAAAGCTACAGGAAATTGCCCAATTGCTTAGTGGTAGCAAGATTACAGAAGCAGCAATAGAACAGGCAAAAGAACTGATGCTGTAGTTTCGTTTTCCGAAAACTGGCAACGTTGCAGGGTTTTCTCTATTTTTGTACGAATTAATACCCATGAAAAATACTATTCTATTTACTTTCTTATTACTAGGACTATGCTCTTATGCACAGGAGATTGAAGTTAAAAATCTGAAAAAGCACGTTTATTTTTTGGCTAGTGACCGAATGAAGGGCCGTGGAACAGGGAGCAAACAAAATCAAGAAGCCGCAAAATACATCACTTCACAATTTAAAAAATATAAACTGGAGCCTTTAGGAGTAAATGGTTATTATCAGGACTTTGAGGCTAAAGTCAGAAAAGTTAAAGTTACCGATAGCATCCGACCTGCCAGAAATGTGATTGGCTTTTTAGATAATAATGCGGCTAAAACCGTTGTTATTGGGGCTCACTATGACCATCTTGGAGAAGGAAAACAGGGAAGCTCTTTGGCAAAAGACAGTTATGGTATGATACACAATGGTGCAGATGACAATGCTTCGGGTGTTGCCGGATTATTGGAATTAGCACGCGTATATAGCCAAAATAATATAAAAGAGCCAGTGAATTTCCTGTTTATTGCTTTCGGAGCAGAAGAATTAGGATTGGTTGGTTCACGGTATTTTGTAAAGAACCCAACATATGACCTTGGTAAAGTGCTTTGGATGCTGAATATGGATATGATTGGCAGATTGAACAAAGAAAGAGGCGTTTCTGTTATTGGCTACGGAACATCACCAGAATTTGAGACTATTTTCAAAGAAATAGATCCTAATAAGTTTGTGAAATTCTATACGGGCTATGAAGGACGTGGCGGATCGGATCAGACATCTTTCTATGAAAAAGATATTCCTGTTCTGTTTTTCCATACTGGCGGACACGACGACTACCATAAACCTACGGATGATGCCGATAAGGTTGATTATGAATCTCTAAAAGGTATTCTGGAACTGGAGAAAGCTGTTGTTGATGGTAGCTTTAACGTGGGTTCTATGCCTTTCAGAAATACAGATCAGAAAAAATAAATTTTTGTAACATTTCTTGCAAATCATGAACTAATTAGATAAAGCTAATTAACATGTTTGCAAAACTAATTCGTCTGGAATTTAAAAGTTTTTTCAGAAGTCCGCAGTTAGGAGCCGGTATCCTGATGAAGATTGGTATGTTCTTCATCTTCGCCTATATGGCATTAATATTCTTCGGAGGAGCATTTGCCTTATTTTTTGGTGCCAGGAAAGAGGGAGTCAATCCATTGATTCTTTTCAGTAGATTTTTTCTCGTATACTGGGTACTGGATCTGTTGCTTAAATATTTTATGCAACAGCTGCCAGCCAATAATATAAAGCCATTACTTACCCTTAATATTCCCAAGAATAAAATTACAAGCTATACTCTGGTAAAGATTCTTTTGTCATTCTTTACATGGGTGTTTTTGTTGTTTATGCTTCCGTTTACAGTATTGCTTTTAGTGGATGGCGGTTTTAGTATATTATCGGTACTGGCGGTGTTTATTTCTGTAGTAGCACTTATCTTTTCCAATGCCTTTATCAATACATTCATCAATAAGAATAATACACTGTTGTATTCCATTTTTGCAGTTATTATTGTATTAGGCGGATTACATTATTTCAAGATTATTGATGTATTGAATATTTCCGAAACACTAATCTATTCTGTATATCAGAAATGGTGGTTGTTTTTTATTCCTTTGCTTCTGGTTCTTGTTTTAGGTAAAATGGCTTTTAGCTTTATTAAACAGAATCTTTATCTGGATAAAGGTTTGGAAATGAAGAAGACGGTTGGAAAAACAGAAAATATTGAATACCTAAACCGTTTTGGTGCTATAGGAACTTTTATTAATAATGATATTAAACTTATTAAAAGAAGTAAAGCTGCCAGAAGTGCACTTATTGGTGGTTTTCTGTT is a window encoding:
- a CDS encoding DHA2 family efflux MFS transporter permease subunit yields the protein MENPDSLVEYGFRRGIIVLMAVLCALLEIVDTTIVNVALDSMKGSLGVTLEDVAWVVTAYAIANVIMVPMTAWLSQQFGRRNYFVASIIVFTAASFLCGNSTSMAELIIFRFIQGLGGGALLVTSQTIITEIFPVEKRGMAQAIYGMGVIVGPTLGPPLGGYIVDNFSWPYIFYINIPLGIIAALLAMNFVKSPRYGEKRKPSEVDWWGIILLSTSVGSLQYVLEHGQQDDWFNDKIILILSIVTVLSAIFFLWRELTAKYPIVNLRVLKNTNLAVGTVLTFVLGFGLYGSTFIVPIYTQSILGWTATDAGLLLVPSSIMTGIMMPIIGKLLQKGVPQKYLVTLGFAIFFLYSLAMYYEMTPYTSTDEFFWPLVIRGVGLGLLFVPITTLSLSSLKGREIAEGAAFTGMMRQLGGSFGIAIITTYIARDSQKHRVNLMAHVDITKDIVAQRIQMYQQMMMSKGATAQEALGRAYKLLEGQVMKQAMVLTYADVFLYLGILFLICIPFVLSIKQGKSKINPADAAH
- the recN gene encoding DNA repair protein RecN, coding for MLSKIFIQNFALIDRLEVDLHKGLQVITGETGAGKSIILGALRLMMGERADLKSIADAEKKSIVEGTFVLDEAKFKSFFEDNDLDFEKETLIRREIAPAGKSRAFVNDVPVTLSVLQELSERLIDIHSQFETSNLFSETYQFGIIDGLAKNQKLLADYQSEFKIYTQAKAKLLQLEKRLAEGNKEADYHQYLLQELEEAQLDQLNLDELKNELSAQENAETIIEQLSQTYQLLQQDEAGVLTILNETKAKLSKITGYSENYEQLSERIQSLYFELKDIADSCENELEKVQMNPEALAELNTRLNLVNTLLIKHQVQTVEELVSIRDEYAKEQNLAENLEEHIKEQLQYIEQQKTKLKKIAAELTKNRKSGAKIFVEKSQHILQRLGLEKARMEVDLSEDPEFNEYGSDTIQLLFQANTGFPMKPVHTAISGGERSRVMLAVKKIMAENSELPTLILDEIDTGVSGRVAEEIGKLMHEMGQDMQLIVITHLAQVAAKGDYNYKVMKSEVGGKTQSTIIPLNQDEKLQEIAQLLSGSKITEAAIEQAKELML
- a CDS encoding DUF5687 family protein yields the protein MFAKLIRLEFKSFFRSPQLGAGILMKIGMFFIFAYMALIFFGGAFALFFGARKEGVNPLILFSRFFLVYWVLDLLLKYFMQQLPANNIKPLLTLNIPKNKITSYTLVKILLSFFTWVFLLFMLPFTVLLLVDGGFSILSVLAVFISVVALIFSNAFINTFINKNNTLLYSIFAVIIVLGGLHYFKIIDVLNISETLIYSVYQKWWLFFIPLLLVLVLGKMAFSFIKQNLYLDKGLEMKKTVGKTENIEYLNRFGAIGTFINNDIKLIKRSKAARSALIGGFLFLFYGLLIFNKGYSHSFMQVFLGIFVTGGFNLMFGQRVPAWDSSYYPLMMTQNVPYKEYLKAKWWLFVIVTAVSMVLATFYVFFTSWEFYFTIFAAGLYNLGVNSYLTLLAGAYNKKPIDLNSASKGFTAGQNNFNIKILIIIIPQMLVPMAVFGIVKYFAGMSAAVISLGILGLIGFLLRDKIFDQIVKIYRSEKYSTLAAFKKVD
- a CDS encoding outer membrane protein assembly factor BamD, which translates into the protein MKKILTFITLALIVVSCNKEFDNAMKSADKEVILKAADKYYEKKNWKQALALYDRLPNLLAGTDELADMSYKQAYANYYDRSYKLAGHQFKSFTVNNPRDPRREEAAYMSALCYHQDSRDYNLDQESTIAAINELQEFLNTYPGSERSKNISKLVDELSYKLEFKAYENARQYYKMAEYKAADIAFENVLEDYPSTKLRPQIFNYMMRSKERLATLSSYDLKSDRIENAISFTRQVEREFPNSDNSKDAVKIRESLEHEKENFAKLKVEYDKRRAEREARIKRLSAEQAAEMEKKAENNRKAKAVKEYKDKVRGLQKDSAILNTPPPAATFKIPRKSN
- a CDS encoding DNA-directed RNA polymerase subunit omega, giving the protein MSVKDSKAPVNTITYDKNKIEEKVGSIYEAIVIMGKRAEQINAEIRTELHQKLDEFAVHNSTLEEVFENREQIEISKNYERLPKPTSIAVQEWMDGDIYFRKTEDRN
- a CDS encoding M20/M25/M40 family metallo-hydrolase — encoded protein: MKNTILFTFLLLGLCSYAQEIEVKNLKKHVYFLASDRMKGRGTGSKQNQEAAKYITSQFKKYKLEPLGVNGYYQDFEAKVRKVKVTDSIRPARNVIGFLDNNAAKTVVIGAHYDHLGEGKQGSSLAKDSYGMIHNGADDNASGVAGLLELARVYSQNNIKEPVNFLFIAFGAEELGLVGSRYFVKNPTYDLGKVLWMLNMDMIGRLNKERGVSVIGYGTSPEFETIFKEIDPNKFVKFYTGYEGRGGSDQTSFYEKDIPVLFFHTGGHDDYHKPTDDADKVDYESLKGILELEKAVVDGSFNVGSMPFRNTDQKK
- the coaBC gene encoding bifunctional phosphopantothenoylcysteine decarboxylase/phosphopantothenate--cysteine ligase CoaBC, translated to MANSLQGRKVLVGVTGGIAAYKIHFLIRELVKNGAEVQVIMTEDAHQFVTPLSLSTLSRNPVYTDFYNTEGTWNNHVDLALWADVMLIAPCTANTLAKMSTGLCDNLLQATYLSAKCPVFVAPAMDLDMYAHLTTTENLKKIESFGNRIIPAEEGELASGLTGLGRMAEPETIFRHLQQFFSTENSKSLLKGKKVLITAGPTFEPIDPVRFIGNHSSGKMGFALAEAAADRGAEVILISGPSSLHTTHPNISLHAVISAKEMLEEVFKYYENVDVAIMSAAVADYTPKYYSDQKIKKKEQDFMIELVKNPDILKTMGEKKSHQLLVGFALETQNEVEYAKSKLVQKNLDLIILNSLQDSGAGFKRDTNKISIFTKEGESKVFDLKKKTEVAEDILNVVEEKLH